One window of the Lactobacillus sp. PV034 genome contains the following:
- the cydB gene encoding cytochrome d ubiquinol oxidase subunit II, whose amino-acid sequence MIDGIQPLQLLWFLLIALLFIIFFFTEGFDFGVGIATRLIARNDRERRLMVHTIGPIWDSNEVWLVTAGGAMFASFSAWYASLFSGYYILLFLTLFALIIRGVSFEFSSHAESRKGFNFWNWALFFGSLLAPFFLCMMFGSLIQGVPIDAQGNMSLGFWNIVNWLSIVTAVAGVLLSLIHGLNFLRLRIDDPELSKRAQSLNNKLYILAYIGEVVFALLVIFQTDFFEKRPISSICITIAIVVFTILSQIFNHSDHQAWAFIFSGLTLTGVVALLFNGLFPNVLIAQNPAHTISIANAANGALTLQVMTIVACILLPIAIAYIIWTYYIFRHRIKLDDISDKFM is encoded by the coding sequence ATGATTGATGGAATTCAACCTTTACAATTATTGTGGTTCCTTTTAATTGCCCTCTTATTCATTATCTTTTTCTTTACTGAAGGTTTTGATTTCGGTGTTGGAATTGCAACACGGTTAATCGCACGAAATGACCGTGAACGTCGTTTAATGGTTCATACTATTGGGCCTATTTGGGATTCTAATGAAGTTTGGCTTGTTACTGCTGGTGGTGCAATGTTTGCTTCTTTCTCAGCCTGGTACGCAAGTTTATTCAGTGGATACTATATTTTATTGTTCTTAACTCTTTTTGCTTTGATTATTCGTGGTGTTTCTTTCGAATTTTCAAGCCATGCAGAAAGTAGAAAAGGTTTTAATTTCTGGAATTGGGCTCTATTCTTTGGTAGTTTATTAGCTCCATTCTTCTTATGTATGATGTTTGGAAGTTTAATTCAAGGTGTTCCTATTGATGCTCAAGGTAATATGAGTTTAGGTTTCTGGAATATCGTTAACTGGCTTTCAATCGTTACTGCCGTTGCTGGTGTTTTACTTTCACTAATTCATGGTCTTAACTTTTTAAGACTTAGAATTGATGATCCAGAACTAAGTAAACGTGCTCAAAGTTTAAATAATAAACTTTACATTCTTGCTTATATTGGTGAAGTTGTTTTCGCTTTATTAGTTATTTTCCAAACTGATTTCTTTGAAAAGCGTCCTATTTCATCAATTTGCATTACCATTGCAATTGTAGTATTTACTATTCTTTCTCAAATCTTTAACCACTCAGACCATCAAGCATGGGCATTTATCTTTAGTGGTTTAACTTTAACTGGAGTAGTAGCATTACTATTCAATGGTTTATTCCCAAATGTACTTATTGCCCAAAACCCAGCTCACACAATTTCAATTGCTAACGCTGCTAACGGTGCTTTAACGCTTCAAGTAATGACAATTGTTGCATGTATTCTTTTACCAATTGCAATTGCATACATTATTTGGACATACTACATTTTCAGACATCGTATTAAACTCGATGACATTTCTGATAAATTTATGTAA
- a CDS encoding cytochrome ubiquinol oxidase subunit I, with protein sequence MLLGVDMLDLARFQFAMTTVFHFFFVPFTIGMGLVVSIMETLYVAKKDEVYKQMAQFWGKIYLLSFAVGVVTGLIQEFQFGMNWSNYSRFMGDIFGAPLAIEALLAFFLESTFIGLWAFTWNRFKPGLHCVTVWLSFLGSLLSAVWILTANSFMQNPVGYAIKDGKAQMTSFWALLKNPALSAEFPHVIIGAFVTASVVVVGMSAFGLLGKHKHDRNFFKKSMRVSLWIVLITSALEIYVGDYQTQIEIHEQPMKFAATEGVYNTTSKHAPWDIVADLDTKTHENKGAVSIPDVLTILTYHRTSGSVKGMNQINKELHAKYDKKFGKDMSYYVPVKTLFYSFRIMAGFAAWFFLMAILGLIWTRPKKNTIENKRWFLWILGITTYLPFVANTCGWFVTELGRFPWTVYGLFTIADSVSPSTTFGELLFTNIMYFLIFATLGGVMVYYSKRQLDMGVERALQGGQY encoded by the coding sequence ATGCTTTTGGGTGTAGATATGTTAGACCTTGCTCGCTTTCAATTTGCGATGACAACTGTCTTTCACTTCTTCTTCGTTCCTTTTACTATTGGTATGGGTTTAGTAGTTTCTATCATGGAAACTCTTTACGTTGCCAAAAAGGACGAAGTTTATAAGCAAATGGCACAATTCTGGGGTAAAATTTACCTTCTGAGTTTTGCCGTTGGTGTTGTTACAGGACTAATTCAAGAATTCCAATTTGGTATGAACTGGTCCAATTATTCTAGATTTATGGGAGATATCTTTGGTGCTCCATTAGCTATTGAAGCATTGTTAGCATTCTTCCTTGAATCTACATTTATCGGATTATGGGCTTTTACTTGGAATAGATTTAAACCAGGTCTTCACTGTGTGACTGTTTGGTTATCATTCCTCGGCTCATTACTAAGTGCGGTTTGGATTTTAACTGCTAACTCATTTATGCAAAATCCTGTTGGTTATGCCATCAAAGATGGTAAAGCACAAATGACTAGTTTCTGGGCTTTATTAAAGAACCCTGCTTTATCAGCAGAATTCCCACACGTTATCATCGGTGCTTTTGTAACTGCTTCTGTTGTTGTAGTTGGTATGTCTGCCTTTGGTTTATTAGGTAAACACAAGCACGATCGTAATTTCTTCAAAAAGTCTATGCGTGTTAGTCTTTGGATTGTTTTAATTACCTCTGCTCTTGAAATCTATGTTGGTGATTACCAAACACAAATCGAAATTCACGAGCAACCAATGAAGTTTGCCGCTACTGAAGGTGTATACAATACTACTAGCAAGCACGCTCCATGGGATATCGTTGCTGATCTCGACACCAAGACTCATGAAAATAAGGGAGCTGTTTCAATTCCAGACGTTCTTACTATTCTTACCTACCACAGAACTAGTGGTAGCGTTAAAGGTATGAACCAAATTAATAAAGAATTACACGCAAAATATGATAAAAAGTTTGGTAAGGATATGAGTTACTATGTTCCTGTTAAAACATTGTTCTACTCGTTCCGTATCATGGCCGGATTTGCTGCTTGGTTCTTCCTAATGGCAATCTTGGGCTTAATTTGGACTCGTCCAAAGAAGAATACTATCGAAAACAAGCGTTGGTTCCTATGGATTTTGGGAATCACTACTTACTTACCATTCGTAGCAAATACTTGTGGATGGTTTGTAACTGAACTAGGTCGTTTCCCATGGACTGTTTACGGCTTATTTACAATTGCTGATTCAGTTTCACCAAGTACAACCTTCGGCGAGCTGCTATTTACGAACATTATGTACTTCCTAATCTTTGCTACATTAGGTGGTGTAATGGTTTACTACAGTAAACGTCAACTTGATATGGGTGTAGAAAGAGCATTGCAAGGAGGTCAGTACTAA
- a CDS encoding ATP-binding cassette domain-containing protein — MLQLEHLMKTYKVGDTVTHALNDVTINFRNHEFVAILGPSGSGKTTLLNVIGGLDHYDSGDIIINGKSTKNFTQTDWDAYRNNTVGFIFQSYNLISHLSIIENVELGMTLSGVDSKERHEKAIAALKKVGLGDHIHKKPNQLSGGQMQRVAIARAIANDPDILLCDEPTGALDTKTSEEIMKIIKELSKDKLVIMVTHNPELADEYASRIVHFQDGKILSDSDPYTPPKDVKDTFHLKKTKMSYWNALKLSFTNIMTKKGQTFLTAFASSIGIIGIAIVLALSHGFQKQIDQTQTKTLAQFPISISQTATNITSNSTKDKDNNKNVKYRGYLTAAKPDNEKNTHENHISQAYVNYIKKINPAYANNISFIRGTQLNLLTKTNGKVQKVEFSNSNTSQNPLASAQLQSMNTMGINTNVFPTTLDNKKGSFLKSNYQLLDGNWPKSSQDVVLVLNNKDEANLNALTNLGIKVKDGQKIDLSKLIGKKFKLISNNDYYQKLPTGTYIPKEPNQAMYNSSSTTITLAGVIRSKNNSQMALLDNGIAYSDNLAKEIINQNKNSEIVQAQESSNTNVLTNQPLANGQKEQVLASLGGSSLPTSILIYPTSFDSKDKILNYLDKWNKGKKAKDKIIYTDMSGTLTQLTGGVLSGITTVLVAFAGISLITSMIMIGILTYTSVLERTKEIGILKALGARKRDITRVFDAETFILGAFSGILGIFIAYLLTFPISSVIYKMTDMSNVAQLDWGQALSLIIIATILTMLGGHLPAKMAAKRDAAEALRSE, encoded by the coding sequence ATGTTACAGCTCGAACACTTAATGAAGACATATAAAGTTGGCGATACAGTAACTCACGCTTTGAATGATGTTACGATCAACTTTAGGAACCATGAATTTGTAGCTATTCTAGGTCCAAGTGGATCTGGAAAAACTACCCTTTTAAATGTTATTGGTGGATTAGATCACTATGATTCTGGTGATATTATCATCAATGGCAAATCGACTAAGAACTTTACTCAAACTGATTGGGATGCCTATCGTAATAATACCGTCGGCTTTATTTTTCAAAGTTATAATTTGATTTCTCATCTTTCAATCATTGAAAATGTTGAACTAGGAATGACTCTTTCTGGCGTAGATAGCAAAGAACGCCACGAAAAAGCTATTGCAGCACTTAAAAAAGTTGGTTTAGGTGACCATATTCATAAAAAGCCTAACCAATTGTCAGGTGGTCAAATGCAAAGAGTAGCTATTGCCCGGGCAATAGCTAATGATCCTGATATTTTGCTTTGTGATGAACCAACTGGAGCACTTGATACTAAAACCAGTGAAGAGATCATGAAGATTATTAAAGAACTTAGCAAAGATAAATTAGTCATCATGGTTACTCACAACCCTGAGCTAGCAGATGAATATGCAAGTCGAATTGTTCATTTTCAAGATGGTAAGATTTTAAGTGATTCTGATCCCTACACTCCACCTAAAGATGTTAAGGATACTTTCCATTTAAAGAAAACAAAAATGTCTTATTGGAATGCTCTAAAACTTAGTTTTACCAATATTATGACTAAAAAGGGACAAACTTTTTTAACCGCATTTGCTTCAAGTATTGGAATTATTGGAATTGCAATTGTCTTAGCTCTATCTCATGGGTTTCAAAAGCAAATTGATCAAACTCAGACAAAAACATTGGCCCAGTTTCCAATTTCTATTTCTCAAACTGCAACTAACATAACCAGTAACTCTACCAAAGATAAAGATAATAACAAAAATGTTAAATATCGTGGTTACCTAACTGCAGCTAAACCAGATAACGAAAAGAATACTCACGAAAATCATATTAGCCAGGCTTACGTTAACTATATTAAAAAGATCAATCCAGCTTATGCTAATAACATTTCCTTTATTCGCGGTACCCAATTAAATCTTCTTACTAAAACCAATGGAAAAGTACAAAAGGTCGAATTTTCAAATTCTAATACTTCTCAAAATCCTTTAGCTTCAGCTCAACTACAAAGTATGAATACCATGGGAATCAACACTAATGTTTTTCCTACTACCTTGGACAATAAAAAAGGCTCATTTTTAAAGAGTAATTACCAGTTACTTGACGGTAATTGGCCTAAATCAAGCCAAGACGTCGTTTTAGTCTTAAATAACAAGGATGAAGCTAATCTCAATGCTTTGACTAATTTAGGTATTAAAGTTAAAGATGGGCAAAAAATTGATCTTTCAAAATTAATTGGTAAAAAATTTAAATTGATTTCTAATAATGATTATTACCAAAAGTTGCCAACTGGGACTTATATACCGAAAGAACCTAATCAAGCAATGTATAATTCATCATCTACAACTATTACACTTGCAGGGGTAATTCGAAGCAAGAACAATAGTCAAATGGCATTACTTGATAACGGAATTGCTTATAGTGATAACCTAGCAAAAGAAATTATTAATCAAAATAAAAACTCTGAAATTGTTCAAGCTCAAGAATCTTCGAATACAAATGTTTTAACTAATCAACCATTAGCCAATGGGCAAAAAGAGCAAGTTCTAGCTAGTTTAGGGGGATCTTCTCTTCCGACTAGTATCTTAATTTACCCAACTTCATTTGATTCTAAAGATAAGATTTTAAATTATCTTGATAAATGGAATAAGGGTAAAAAAGCTAAAGATAAAATCATTTACACTGATATGTCTGGTACCCTTACCCAATTAACTGGAGGCGTCTTAAGTGGAATTACTACGGTATTAGTTGCATTTGCTGGAATTTCTCTAATTACTTCTATGATTATGATTGGAATTTTAACTTATACTTCAGTCCTGGAACGTACTAAGGAAATCGGAATTCTTAAGGCATTAGGTGCCAGAAAACGTGATATTACTCGTGTCTTTGATGCAGAAACCTTTATTTTAGGAGCATTTTCAGGTATTTTAGGTATTTTTATTGCCTATCTTTTAACCTTCCCAATTAGTAGCGTCATTTACAAGATGACCGACATGTCCAATGTAGCTCAACTCGATTGGGGTCAAGCTCTTAGTTTAATAATTATTGCAACAATTCTAACTATGCTTGGTGGTCACTTACCAGCAAAAATGGCTGCTAAGAGAGATGCTGCCGAAGCATTAAGAAGTGAATAA
- a CDS encoding YdcF family protein, with the protein MDKLVQQLDNFWNYFLHHELTVLTLLMFLSLGIFLCAWLFEPRRLINGIFFSITVLIFLSWFANLILSQHNQVLTYIFGSTAIFIFIVVSLLVIFSWAFFLWNAYFVWKYESHSLPNLLTLFIGLVLVGVWIIERLGLLRNLPQGLNLVLIAAVIIALYLLLIMYNFLINLFLYQFTPRSYKQDYLIVLGAGLINGKDVSRILGARIDRAIAYSNKQYNKGHKRPKIIMSGGQGKDELISEAAAMKDYAIKHGMDKQYILLEDQSTNTQENMIFSKKIAVHDWDNNKFKAKFFTNNYHLFRAGLYAKMAHLHANGIGATTRLYFLPNAIIREFAGTFIIHKKRHFIIIGLIAICFIVQAIILALK; encoded by the coding sequence ATGGACAAATTAGTGCAACAACTAGATAACTTTTGGAATTATTTTTTACATCATGAATTAACTGTCTTAACACTCTTAATGTTTCTTAGTTTGGGTATATTCTTATGCGCCTGGTTATTCGAGCCGCGAAGATTAATTAACGGGATTTTCTTTTCAATTACAGTCTTAATATTCTTAAGTTGGTTTGCCAACTTAATCTTGTCGCAGCATAACCAAGTTTTAACTTACATCTTTGGAAGTACGGCAATTTTTATTTTTATTGTCGTATCACTTTTAGTCATTTTTTCTTGGGCCTTTTTCTTGTGGAATGCCTATTTTGTATGGAAGTATGAAAGTCACAGTCTACCCAATCTCCTAACACTTTTTATTGGTCTTGTGCTAGTTGGAGTCTGGATCATTGAACGTTTAGGCTTACTGCGTAATCTGCCTCAAGGGCTTAACTTAGTCTTAATAGCCGCAGTCATCATTGCCCTTTATCTATTACTAATAATGTATAACTTTTTAATTAATCTTTTCCTTTATCAATTCACTCCACGCAGCTACAAACAAGACTATTTGATTGTATTGGGAGCAGGATTGATTAACGGAAAAGATGTATCTCGTATCCTTGGTGCAAGAATTGATCGAGCAATTGCCTATAGCAATAAGCAATATAACAAGGGACATAAACGTCCCAAAATAATTATGTCGGGTGGTCAAGGAAAAGATGAACTTATCTCGGAAGCTGCTGCAATGAAAGATTACGCTATTAAACATGGAATGGACAAACAATATATTTTGCTTGAAGATCAATCTACTAACACACAGGAAAATATGATTTTTTCTAAAAAAATTGCAGTACACGACTGGGACAATAATAAATTCAAAGCAAAATTTTTTACGAATAATTACCATCTTTTTAGAGCTGGCCTCTATGCAAAAATGGCCCATCTTCATGCTAACGGCATTGGTGCTACAACAAGACTATACTTTCTACCCAATGCAATAATACGTGAATTTGCAGGTACTTTTATTATTCATAAAAAGCGTCATTTTATTATTATTGGGTTGATTGCAATTTGCTTTATTGTCCAGGCAATAATTCTAGCTTTAAAATAG
- a CDS encoding type II CAAX endopeptidase family protein, producing the protein MRRFLRLIGNLGIMILSFIAYELAQIVYVVRQGRTISALRIALIIIVTAVLIWGLYAIYKYQLKVENEWKFNQKPHWDLRRVFIAFGAFVLIVVMQIIFISYIGGNSTSTNQKAIEEIQKSVNPIFNLMLVVLAPICEELIFRGMFFNTFFPVENIYTKWIGIITSGFVFAFGHDPAMDKFIFLYWMMGSILAWTYVKTKDIRYSVLAHMLNNLLSLL; encoded by the coding sequence ATGAGACGCTTTTTACGTTTAATTGGTAACTTAGGAATAATGATTCTATCCTTTATTGCTTATGAACTAGCTCAAATTGTTTATGTAGTTCGCCAGGGTAGAACAATTTCTGCTTTGCGAATTGCTTTAATAATAATTGTTACTGCAGTCTTAATTTGGGGACTTTATGCTATTTATAAGTATCAATTAAAAGTTGAAAATGAGTGGAAATTCAATCAAAAGCCACACTGGGATTTAAGACGAGTATTTATTGCATTTGGTGCGTTTGTCTTAATAGTTGTAATGCAGATAATTTTTATTAGCTATATTGGAGGTAATAGTACCTCAACTAACCAAAAGGCAATTGAGGAAATACAAAAAAGTGTTAATCCTATTTTTAACTTAATGTTGGTGGTCTTAGCACCTATCTGTGAAGAACTCATATTTAGAGGAATGTTTTTCAACACCTTTTTCCCTGTGGAAAACATTTATACAAAATGGATTGGAATAATCACAAGTGGATTTGTGTTTGCCTTTGGTCACGATCCGGCGATGGATAAATTTATCTTTTTATATTGGATGATGGGTTCTATTTTGGCCTGGACCTATGTCAAAACAAAAGATATTCGCTACTCGGTTCTGGCCCATATGTTAAATAATTTACTTAGTTTATTGTAA
- a CDS encoding cation:proton antiporter, with the protein MKFIGELILVLLATSLLGQLFARFNMPAVIGQLLSGILLGPAILNWVHPNDIISIFSEFGVILLMFLAGLESDLTLLKKYFKLSFTVAAVGVILPVIFMGVASLAFGMKFLEALFIGIVFAATSVSISVVVLQEAGKLHTRPGSAILGAAVVDDILAVIVLSLFTTFSHEGGKSGLTNNFFLNLLIEAIYFVGVWLIFKFIAPYFMKAAEKIDVNYSVVIASLVLALSMAWAAELVGLSDVVGAFFGGLAIRQTPQFKEVNSSVSAIGYSIFIPVFFVDIGLSMTFASLIKDLGFIIVMTVLAIFSKFWAGKYSSEIFGFTKNEGNIVGAGMISRGEVALIVAQIGISNHLFPEDIYSSLILVIILTTVISPFVLNYFIRSKSSQPDTVTK; encoded by the coding sequence ATGAAATTTATTGGAGAATTGATATTAGTTTTACTGGCGACAAGTTTATTGGGGCAGCTTTTTGCTCGTTTTAACATGCCTGCTGTAATCGGACAGTTACTATCCGGTATTCTTTTAGGGCCTGCAATTTTAAACTGGGTTCATCCTAATGACATCATTTCAATCTTTTCTGAATTTGGCGTAATTTTATTAATGTTTTTAGCCGGTTTAGAAAGTGATCTCACTCTACTAAAAAAATATTTTAAGTTAAGCTTTACAGTAGCTGCCGTCGGCGTCATTCTTCCGGTAATTTTTATGGGCGTTGCTTCATTAGCTTTTGGGATGAAATTCCTTGAAGCACTTTTTATCGGAATTGTTTTTGCTGCCACTAGCGTTTCAATTTCAGTAGTGGTTTTACAAGAGGCCGGTAAGCTCCATACTCGTCCTGGAAGTGCGATATTAGGCGCTGCCGTTGTTGATGATATTCTAGCGGTTATCGTCTTAAGTTTATTTACTACTTTTAGCCATGAGGGTGGCAAAAGTGGCTTAACTAACAACTTTTTCCTTAACTTATTAATCGAAGCTATTTACTTTGTAGGCGTGTGGCTTATCTTTAAATTTATTGCGCCTTACTTCATGAAAGCTGCCGAAAAAATAGATGTAAATTACTCTGTAGTAATTGCATCTCTTGTTTTAGCTTTATCAATGGCCTGGGCTGCTGAATTAGTAGGCTTAAGTGATGTAGTAGGTGCTTTCTTTGGTGGACTAGCTATCAGACAAACACCGCAATTTAAAGAGGTTAATTCTTCAGTCAGTGCAATCGGCTATTCAATTTTCATACCTGTATTCTTTGTTGACATTGGCTTATCAATGACATTTGCAAGTTTAATCAAAGATCTTGGTTTTATTATTGTGATGACGGTCCTAGCTATCTTTTCAAAATTTTGGGCTGGGAAATATTCGAGTGAAATATTTGGCTTTACAAAAAATGAGGGAAACATTGTTGGTGCAGGAATGATCTCGCGCGGAGAAGTTGCTCTGATTGTGGCACAAATTGGTATTAGTAATCATTTATTCCCAGAAGATATTTATTCAAGCTTAATTCTTGTAATTATCTTAACCACTGTAATCTCACCATTTGTACTAAATTACTTTATTAGGTCAAAATCATCACAACCTGATACTGTTACTAAATAA
- a CDS encoding heavy metal translocating P-type ATPase: MKRQWKLFTVLAIGIVSLILDFGFGNPSLGNFPISEILIDIFGIFMALTLLKEMIETIEGGNWGVDILAIIAVVSTMIVGDYWAAWMILVMLTGGDSLEDYATSQADKELKSLLKNTPRVADKLVDGKVQQVKVDDLKIGDTVLIKPGSQVPVDGEIVKGSSSFDQSSLTGESVPVDKTIGDTLMSGSLNGDNAVEMKVTKLAKDSEYQTIVALVKTSEAQPAKFVKMADRYAVPFTIISLIIGIAAMLVSIYTNPGAGWQAHFMRFAQVMVVASPCPLLIAAPVAMVSGMSSMSKHHIIVKSGTTLEKLARVLTFAFDKTGTLTENQLVINEVVPTEGTDLTKEELQSLAASVEQQSSHIMATSLVKNTKDDLLKKADDIKEVTGKGVTGKVEGKEVKVGKLSFVAPNQEPLNINSTAIYISVDGKFVGYITFKDQIRPNTASTIARLRRQGVKQIMMLTGDHKNVADKIAKEAGISEAEVHADLLPAQKIAAIKDVKPDLRPVAMVGDGVNDAPSLMAADVGIAMGAKGATAASESADAVIMVNDLSKVNDAVAISKHTMRVAHIDIITAICVVILIELVAFTGIIPAIWGAIIQEVVDLITILLALLAKKKPTNPSETGLLPKD; this comes from the coding sequence ATAAAGCGACAATGGAAATTGTTCACAGTGCTAGCAATCGGTATTGTTAGTTTAATCTTGGACTTTGGATTTGGTAATCCTAGTCTAGGGAATTTTCCAATTTCCGAAATTTTAATTGATATTTTTGGTATTTTTATGGCTCTCACCCTATTAAAGGAAATGATTGAAACCATTGAAGGCGGAAATTGGGGTGTTGATATCTTAGCCATCATTGCTGTTGTTTCTACTATGATCGTGGGAGATTATTGGGCAGCATGGATGATTTTAGTTATGCTTACTGGTGGTGACTCGCTTGAAGACTACGCTACTAGTCAAGCCGATAAAGAATTAAAATCTCTTCTCAAAAATACGCCACGTGTTGCTGATAAATTAGTTGATGGTAAGGTTCAACAAGTTAAAGTTGATGACTTAAAGATTGGCGATACTGTTTTAATTAAACCTGGTAGCCAAGTCCCTGTTGATGGTGAAATCGTTAAGGGTAGTTCTAGTTTTGATCAATCATCTTTAACTGGTGAATCAGTTCCAGTTGACAAGACTATTGGTGATACTTTAATGTCTGGTTCACTTAATGGCGATAATGCCGTTGAAATGAAAGTAACTAAACTTGCTAAAGATTCTGAATACCAGACTATTGTTGCTCTAGTTAAGACTTCAGAAGCTCAACCAGCAAAATTCGTCAAAATGGCTGATCGTTATGCTGTACCTTTTACTATTATTTCCTTAATAATTGGTATTGCCGCAATGCTTGTTTCTATTTACACTAATCCAGGTGCTGGCTGGCAAGCTCACTTTATGCGTTTTGCCCAAGTTATGGTAGTTGCTTCACCTTGTCCTTTGTTAATTGCAGCCCCTGTAGCAATGGTTTCAGGTATGAGTTCTATGTCTAAGCATCATATTATTGTTAAATCTGGTACTACCCTTGAAAAGTTAGCTCGTGTTTTAACCTTTGCTTTTGACAAAACCGGTACCTTAACTGAAAACCAATTAGTTATTAATGAAGTTGTACCTACTGAAGGTACTGATTTAACTAAAGAAGAATTACAAAGTTTAGCTGCTAGTGTTGAACAACAATCTAGTCATATTATGGCTACTTCATTAGTTAAGAATACAAAGGACGACTTACTCAAAAAAGCTGATGATATTAAAGAAGTAACAGGTAAAGGTGTTACGGGTAAGGTTGAAGGCAAAGAAGTCAAAGTAGGTAAACTTTCTTTTGTTGCTCCTAACCAAGAACCACTTAATATTAATTCAACAGCTATTTATATCTCAGTAGATGGTAAATTTGTCGGATATATTACTTTTAAAGATCAAATTAGACCAAATACTGCTTCAACTATTGCTCGTTTACGTCGCCAAGGTGTAAAACAAATTATGATGTTAACTGGTGACCACAAAAATGTAGCCGATAAAATTGCTAAAGAAGCTGGTATTAGCGAAGCTGAAGTCCATGCCGACTTACTTCCAGCGCAAAAGATTGCTGCAATCAAAGATGTTAAACCTGATTTACGCCCGGTTGCTATGGTTGGTGACGGTGTAAACGATGCTCCAAGTTTGATGGCCGCTGATGTTGGTATTGCCATGGGTGCTAAAGGTGCAACTGCAGCTAGTGAAAGTGCAGACGCTGTAATTATGGTTAATGACCTTTCTAAAGTTAACGATGCTGTTGCCATTTCTAAACACACCATGCGTGTTGCTCATATCGACATTATTACTGCCATTTGTGTAGTTATCTTAATCGAATTGGTTGCCTTTACAGGTATCATCCCTGCTATTTGGGGAGCAATTATTCAAGAAGTCGTAGACTTAATTACTATCTTACTTGCTTTACTTGCGAAGAAGAAACCAACTAATCCAAGTGAAACTGGCTTACTACCAAAAGATTAA
- a CDS encoding YncE family protein: MRRKRSHKLRNILIFCLILCCAGISVGLYYYNQHRSQASLNQRPALVKAKDGTSISPAHLKIETYKKKLSKDYPQLYTAAYDVPKNTKIGADVIIPGQAVSRVYNAKRKALVNSTTMTPQGLALADKYILITAYDSSHQNNSIIYVIDKSSGKYLKTLYLDGKPHLGGIAYDPVAKKIWITGTTDGQAALMSFPLKEVENYNYSKNRKFLKCDDAIALPAIQQASCVTYYDNQLFVGFFNEYGNGQIAAYPIARREPFKDSITSDQIKAVTGKVSWSAGAGSTSMDRQIQGIAFSDNYIILSQSYGTKNSKLYFFPISAISNLDEKNAEKVIEMPPYLEQIDAVDGQLLMLYESGAKAYAKNNIMTMDRVISANINSLIGSN; this comes from the coding sequence ATGAGAAGAAAAAGATCACATAAACTTCGTAATATCTTAATTTTCTGTCTAATACTATGTTGTGCAGGCATAAGTGTGGGTCTTTATTACTATAATCAGCACCGCAGCCAAGCTAGTTTGAATCAGCGTCCAGCTTTAGTAAAAGCAAAAGATGGAACTAGTATTAGTCCTGCACATCTTAAGATTGAGACGTATAAGAAAAAATTAAGTAAAGATTATCCTCAATTATACACTGCAGCTTATGATGTTCCAAAAAATACAAAGATTGGTGCAGATGTGATTATACCTGGCCAAGCGGTTAGTCGTGTATATAATGCAAAAAGAAAAGCTCTGGTCAATTCGACTACGATGACTCCCCAAGGCTTGGCCCTTGCTGATAAGTATATTTTAATTACTGCTTATGACTCTTCTCATCAAAATAATTCAATCATTTATGTCATCGATAAAAGTAGTGGAAAATATCTTAAAACTCTTTATTTAGATGGAAAACCTCATCTGGGAGGAATCGCTTATGATCCAGTTGCTAAGAAAATTTGGATTACTGGAACAACTGACGGTCAAGCTGCATTAATGTCTTTTCCGCTAAAAGAAGTTGAAAATTATAATTATTCTAAAAATAGAAAATTTTTAAAATGTGACGATGCGATAGCTTTACCAGCCATACAACAGGCGTCTTGCGTTACTTATTATGATAATCAATTATTTGTAGGTTTTTTTAACGAATATGGTAATGGACAAATTGCTGCTTATCCAATAGCTCGCAGAGAACCATTTAAGGATAGCATTACTAGTGATCAAATAAAGGCAGTCACTGGAAAGGTTTCTTGGTCCGCTGGTGCTGGTAGTACGAGCATGGATCGTCAAATTCAGGGGATAGCATTTTCTGATAATTACATTATTTTAAGCCAGTCATATGGAACAAAGAATTCAAAGCTTTATTTCTTTCCGATTTCTGCAATTAGTAATTTAGACGAAAAGAATGCAGAAAAGGTAATAGAAATGCCACCTTATTTAGAGCAGATAGATGCTGTTGATGGTCAGTTGCTGATGCTGTATGAATCGGGAGCTAAGGCTTATGCTAAAAATAATATAATGACAATGGATCGCGTTATTTCGGCAAATATTAATTCATTAATTGGAAGTAATTAA